The Pygocentrus nattereri isolate fPygNat1 chromosome 1, fPygNat1.pri, whole genome shotgun sequence genome window below encodes:
- the cax1 gene encoding cation/H+ exchanger protein 1, translated as MRTTYYVDQDGLKPQCSPSEAAAMSHASHPKHTQSADLESRRRRSTAGSSELLWDHEPKGHRRSSQCDRLCVAGAHPEMVDTPSPFTSQHFGHFTPKCLSAHKPAVHSCCAEDAWQEASCRTTIHAENEVEAHKLANNYKFGFRKWKSHVTERPIEDRSDIVKELHSELNFIKPQKGSVVSIGNVLYVLFFGWWISSVYVLVGLLMFCTIIGIPYGKLCWKLSCYLFWPFGKALQKTSSLIRRCCIKFPNCEVIPEEVGDSQSTEVKETTPLLQSPSPVTIDVPASAPPSQKSRYWCRVGTYVWLVLGYVPLAIVHCLACILSWMMVFTIPVAKMNARILSIVLLLPPEEIQIRPVKKLPGCETRVLLCCYRAFNWYYYKYTVDGINVFAVNLLSLVIFTLVIGYVDRDNSLIRSEVKFATAVSSIIPLSYYIGMGIASISAQSNFAVGAVVNATFGSITEMTFYITALLQGHRAGSKCYGEIVKAALTGTLLGCILFVPGLCMVIGGFKHREQRFNSRSAGVSSALLFISVGGVFAPTLFSKAYGNLMCEGCNNPSGNSSGPFYCTDCHYDLSENNHSLYLSHIEPLVYTVSVLLPAAYLIGLVFTLKTHSHIYDIHVSDCHGHEASQHNPVVHWSRWRALVVLIVATLLTAACADLTTEHIKPIISHSSVSQYFIGVTVLAMVPEIPEIMNGIQFALQNNISLSLEVGNCIAVQVCMLQIPLLILFNAVYDVGFVLIFSDLHLWASIFSVILANYIFMDGKSDYFQGTALTVVYFILLALYFFAPSPLGC; from the exons AACTCCTGTGGGACCATGAGCCCAAAGGTCATCGCCGAAGCTCTCAGTGTGACAGACTGTGCGTAGCGGGCGCTCACCCTGAGATGGTGGATACTCCTTCACCCTTCACCTCACAGCATTTTGGCCACTTCACACCGAAATGCCTCTCCGCTCACA AACCCGCTGTTCACTCGTGTTGCGCTGAGGATGCTTGGCAGGAAGCGAGCTGTAGGACCACCATCCATGCAGAGAACGAGGTGGAGGCTCACAAACTCGCCAATAATTACAAG TTCGGCTTCAGGAAATGGAAGAGCCATGTCACGGAGCGTCCGATTGAGGATAGATCAGACATTGTGAAGGAGTTACATTCAGAGCTGAACttcataaaaccacagaaag GTTCAGTGGTGAGCATTGGGAATGTGCTTTATGTACTTTTCTTTGGCTGGTGGATTTCTTCAGTTTATGTTCTGGTTGGCTTGTTGATGTTTTGCACCATCATTGGGATTCCGTATG GGAAACTGTGCTGGAAGTTGTCGTGTTACTTATTTTGGCCCTTTGGGAAGGCATTACAAAAG ACTAGCAGTCTGATACGTAGGTGCTGTATTAAATTTCCCAACTGTGAAGTCATTCCAGAAGAGGTGGGTGACAGTCAGTCAACAGAGGTGAAAGAGACCACGCCTCTGCTGCAATCGCCTTCCCCTGTCACTATAGATGTCCCTGCAAGTGCTCCTCCTAGCCAGAAGAGCCGTTACTGG TGTCGTGTAGGCACGTATGTTTGGCTGGTGTTGGGCTACGTTCCTCTGGCTATAGTACACTGCCTGGCCTGTATTCTGTCCTGGATGATGGTCTTCACCATCCCTGTGGCAAAGATGAATGCTAGGATCCTCAGCATTGTCCTCCTTCTGCCTCCTGAGGAGATCCAAATTCGGCCTGTGAAGAAA CTTCCAGGCTGTGAAACTAGAGTTCTCCTGTGCTGCTACCGTGCCTTTAACTGGTACTACTACAAGTACACTGTAGATGGCATCAATGTCTTTGCTGTCA ATTTGCTGTCTCTGGTCATTTTCACTCTGGTGATTGGCTATGTGGACAGAGACAACTCTCTTATCAGGTCCGAGGTGAAGTTTGCCACGGCTGTGTCCTCCATCATTCCTCTGTCTTACTACATTGGCATGGGCATAGCAAG tatctCAGCTCAGAGTAACTTCGCTGTGGGAGCAGTAGTGAACGCCACGTTCGGTTCCATTACTGAGATGACCTTCTACATCACTGCCCTGCTGCAGGGTCACCGGGCTGGGAGCAAGTGCTATGGAGAGATTGTTAAGGCGGCTCTGACAGGGACCCTGCTGGGCTGCATCCTGTTTGTTCCG GGTCTCTGCATGGTCATTGGGGGTTTCAAGCACCGAGAGCAGAGATTCAACAGCAGATCGGCTGGGGTCAGCTCTGCCTTGCTCTTCATTTCAGTGGGAG GTGTGTTTGCTCCTACGCTCTTCTCTAAAGCCTATGGGAACCTGATGTGTGAAGGCTGTAATAATCCCTCTGGGAACAGCAGTGGGCCGTTTTACTGCACAGATTGCCACTATGACCTG AGTGAGAACAACCACTCCCTGTATCTGAGTCACATTGA GCCTCTGGTGTATACAGTCTCTGTCCTTCTGCCTGCTGCCTATCTCATTGGCCTGGTCTTCACGCTCAAGACTCACTCGCACATCTACGACATCCACGTCAGTGATTGCCATGGCCATG AGGCTAGTCAACATAATCCAGTGGTGCATTGGTCCAGATGGAGGGCTTTGGTGGTCCTGATCGTGGCCACTCTACTGACAGCAGCCTGCGCAGACCTCACAACAGAGCACATCAAACCCATCATCTCTCACTCCAGTGTCTCACAG TACTTCATTGGAGTGACTGTGCTGGCCATGGTTCCTGAGATTCCAGAAATTATGAACGGGATCCAGTTTGCCCTGCAGAATAACATCAGTTTAAG TCTGGAAGTTGGAAACTGTATTGCAGTTCAAGTCTGCATGCTTCAGATTCCACTACTGATCTTATTCAATGCAGTTTAT GACGTTGGATTTGTTCTCATATTCAGCGACTTGCACCTCTGGGCCAGCATCTTCAGCGTCATCCTGGCAAATTACATCTTTATGGATGGAAAGTCTGATTATTTCCAGG GAACAGCTCTGACGGTTGTCTACTTCATCCTCCTGGCTTTGTACTTCTTCGCTCCATCCCCACTTGGCTGCTGA
- the klhdc10 gene encoding kelch domain-containing protein 10 isoform X2, with protein MSAADDARSPEQLNKFEKLSGSPPLRVAGHRAPPARSGHRCVADNTNLYVFGGYNPDYDESGGSENEDYPLFRELWRYHFATGTWQQIRTEGYMPTELASMSAVLHGNNLLVFGGTGIPFGENNGNDVHVCNVKYKRWSLLNCRGKKPNRIYGQAMAIINGFLYVFGGTTGYIYSTDLHRLDLTTREWIHLKPNNPPDDLPEERYRHEIAHDGQRIYILGGGTSWTSYPLDKIHAYNLETNSWEEITTKPHERIGYPAPRRCHSCVQIKNDVFICGGYNGELILADLWKINLQTFQWTRLPAVMPEPAYFHCAAVTPAGCMYIHGGVVNIHENKRTGSLFKIWLVVPSLLELCWERLLKAFPHLARLSAMQLLNLGLTQELIERLK; from the exons GTCACCGAGCGCCCCCTGCCCGGAGTGGACACCGCTGTGTTGCTGACAACACAAACCTGTATGTGTTTGGAGGCTACAATCCGGACTACGATGAGTCAGGTGGCTCAGAGAACGAAGACTACCCGCTGTTCAGGGAGCTGTGGAGGTACCATTTTGCCACAGGGACGTGGCAGCAGATCCGCACAGAGGGCTATATGCCCACCGAGCTGGCCTCCATGTCAG CTGTTTTGCACGGTAATAACCTGCTTGTTTTCGGTGGCACTGGAATCCCCTTTGGAGAAAACAACGGGAACGACGTGCACGTCTGCAACGTCAAATACAAGAGGTGGTCACTGCTAAACTGCAGAGGGAAGAAGCCTAACCGGATATATGGACAG GCAATGGCCATAATAAATGGCTTCCTCTATGTGTTTGGAGGGACGACAGGCTACATCTACAGTACAGATCTCCACAGGCTGGACCTCACCACACGTGAATGGATTCACCTCAAACCAAACAACCCTCCAGATGATCTACCTGAAGAGCG ATACAGACATGAAATAGCCCATGATGGACAGAGAATATACATCCTTGGAGGAGGAACCTCGTGGACGTCTTACCCCTTAGACAAG ATTCATGCATATAATCTTGAAACAAATTCATGGGAGGAGATCACGACGAAGCCTCATGAAAGAATAG GGTATCCAGCTCCAAGGAGATGTCATAGTTGTGTGCAGATTAAAAATG ATGTATTTATATGCGGGGGCTATAATGGTGAGTTGATCCTTGCTGACCTGTGGAAGATCAACCTGCAGACTTTCCAGTGGACTAGACTGCCTGCAGTGATGCCTGAGCCTGCGTACTTCCACTGTGCAGCGGTCACCCCG GCTGGATGTATGTACATCCACGGTGGGGTAGTGAACATCCATGAGAACAAGAGGACTGGCTCTCTGTTTAAGATTTGGCTGGTGGTCCCCAGCCTGCTGGAGCTGTGCTGGGAGAGGCTGCTTAAAGCCTTCCCACACCTGGCCCGGCTCTCTGCCATGCAACTGCTGAACCTAGGTCTCACGCAGGAACTCATTGAACGTTTAAAGTAA
- the klhdc10 gene encoding kelch domain-containing protein 10 isoform X1: MSAADDARSPEQLNKFEKLSGSPPLRVAGSKKRVRWLQAQRILAQPCPSLRIPNRFLREGHRAPPARSGHRCVADNTNLYVFGGYNPDYDESGGSENEDYPLFRELWRYHFATGTWQQIRTEGYMPTELASMSAVLHGNNLLVFGGTGIPFGENNGNDVHVCNVKYKRWSLLNCRGKKPNRIYGQAMAIINGFLYVFGGTTGYIYSTDLHRLDLTTREWIHLKPNNPPDDLPEERYRHEIAHDGQRIYILGGGTSWTSYPLDKIHAYNLETNSWEEITTKPHERIGYPAPRRCHSCVQIKNDVFICGGYNGELILADLWKINLQTFQWTRLPAVMPEPAYFHCAAVTPAGCMYIHGGVVNIHENKRTGSLFKIWLVVPSLLELCWERLLKAFPHLARLSAMQLLNLGLTQELIERLK, encoded by the exons GCTCTAAGAAGAGAGTTCGCTGGCTTCAGGCTCAACGAATCCTCGCCCAACCATGCCCCAGCCTGCGGATCCCTAACAGGTTTTTAAGAGAAG GTCACCGAGCGCCCCCTGCCCGGAGTGGACACCGCTGTGTTGCTGACAACACAAACCTGTATGTGTTTGGAGGCTACAATCCGGACTACGATGAGTCAGGTGGCTCAGAGAACGAAGACTACCCGCTGTTCAGGGAGCTGTGGAGGTACCATTTTGCCACAGGGACGTGGCAGCAGATCCGCACAGAGGGCTATATGCCCACCGAGCTGGCCTCCATGTCAG CTGTTTTGCACGGTAATAACCTGCTTGTTTTCGGTGGCACTGGAATCCCCTTTGGAGAAAACAACGGGAACGACGTGCACGTCTGCAACGTCAAATACAAGAGGTGGTCACTGCTAAACTGCAGAGGGAAGAAGCCTAACCGGATATATGGACAG GCAATGGCCATAATAAATGGCTTCCTCTATGTGTTTGGAGGGACGACAGGCTACATCTACAGTACAGATCTCCACAGGCTGGACCTCACCACACGTGAATGGATTCACCTCAAACCAAACAACCCTCCAGATGATCTACCTGAAGAGCG ATACAGACATGAAATAGCCCATGATGGACAGAGAATATACATCCTTGGAGGAGGAACCTCGTGGACGTCTTACCCCTTAGACAAG ATTCATGCATATAATCTTGAAACAAATTCATGGGAGGAGATCACGACGAAGCCTCATGAAAGAATAG GGTATCCAGCTCCAAGGAGATGTCATAGTTGTGTGCAGATTAAAAATG ATGTATTTATATGCGGGGGCTATAATGGTGAGTTGATCCTTGCTGACCTGTGGAAGATCAACCTGCAGACTTTCCAGTGGACTAGACTGCCTGCAGTGATGCCTGAGCCTGCGTACTTCCACTGTGCAGCGGTCACCCCG GCTGGATGTATGTACATCCACGGTGGGGTAGTGAACATCCATGAGAACAAGAGGACTGGCTCTCTGTTTAAGATTTGGCTGGTGGTCCCCAGCCTGCTGGAGCTGTGCTGGGAGAGGCTGCTTAAAGCCTTCCCACACCTGGCCCGGCTCTCTGCCATGCAACTGCTGAACCTAGGTCTCACGCAGGAACTCATTGAACGTTTAAAGTAA